One Streptomyces sp. CNQ-509 DNA window includes the following coding sequences:
- a CDS encoding IclR family transcriptional regulator, whose amino-acid sequence MPVLHPPPGDQPPGRRPEPRDEPAAPFPSVRHALRVLESAARHGGEGVPVARLARETGLPPGQLAHLLLTLRRQRYLERLEDGSYAIGEAVALLGAGGSRTRAVHDKLRREMNELRKTTRAAIYLGRYEDGEVRVTQIADAPGTPRVNEWVDFRSAAHATALGKCLLTQLDHDARRDHLSRHRAARLTSRTITGEAAVLAALDRQVATVPTLDLQEYAVGTVCAAVPLTAGLEIGCVALSLPVNQTHRLRAAAERLNREAANLLLALSL is encoded by the coding sequence GTGCCGGTCCTGCACCCGCCGCCCGGGGACCAGCCCCCGGGCCGGCGACCCGAGCCGAGGGACGAACCCGCGGCACCCTTCCCCTCCGTACGGCACGCTCTCCGCGTGCTGGAGTCCGCGGCCCGGCACGGCGGCGAGGGGGTGCCCGTCGCCCGCCTCGCCCGCGAGACCGGCCTGCCACCGGGACAACTGGCGCACCTGCTGCTGACGCTGCGCAGGCAGCGGTACCTGGAGCGGCTGGAGGACGGCTCGTACGCCATCGGCGAGGCCGTGGCGCTGCTCGGCGCGGGCGGGAGCAGGACGCGGGCGGTGCACGACAAGCTGCGGCGGGAGATGAACGAGCTGCGGAAGACGACGCGGGCGGCGATATACCTCGGCCGGTACGAGGACGGGGAGGTCCGCGTCACACAGATCGCGGACGCGCCGGGGACGCCGCGGGTGAACGAGTGGGTGGACTTCCGCTCGGCGGCGCACGCGACGGCGCTAGGCAAGTGCCTGCTGACGCAACTGGACCACGACGCGCGCCGGGACCACCTGTCGCGCCACCGGGCGGCGCGGCTGACGTCCCGCACGATCACGGGCGAGGCGGCGGTCCTGGCCGCCCTGGACCGCCAGGTGGCCACGGTCCCGACCCTGGACCTCCAGGAGTACGCGGTCGGCACGGTCTGCGCGGCGGTCCCCCTCACGGCGGGCCTGGAGATAGGCTGCGTGGCCCTGTCCCTCCCGGTGAACCAGACCCACCGCCTGCGCGCGGCGGCGGAAAGACTGAACAGAGAGGCGGCGAACCTGCTGCTGGCGCTGTCGCTGTAG
- a CDS encoding class F sortase yields the protein MPGVAAQAGDRSHSSGPARRPGLVTAAAWAVLLLGLALWGRDLREGDGGGAVSDGAAAAQVLRDGPPAARPLPGSVPAGVAVPSVGVEGPVISRGLDGDGAVAAPPFGNANEIGWYRGGARPGAAGVAVFVGHMDTRARPAVFYRLGDVRPGEEVTVTRADGRTAVFTVERVETVAKDDFDAQRVYGQHKRGRAEIRLLTCGGAYESTARSYTGNLVVSGYLTQAQ from the coding sequence GTGCCAGGCGTCGCGGCGCAGGCGGGGGATCGGAGTCATTCATCTGGGCCCGCCCGCCGCCCGGGTCTCGTCACCGCCGCCGCCTGGGCCGTGCTCCTGCTCGGCCTGGCGCTCTGGGGCCGCGACCTCCGCGAAGGGGACGGCGGCGGCGCGGTCTCCGACGGCGCCGCCGCCGCGCAGGTGCTGCGCGACGGGCCCCCGGCGGCCCGCCCGTTGCCCGGCTCGGTGCCCGCGGGCGTCGCGGTGCCGTCGGTGGGGGTCGAGGGCCCGGTGATCAGCCGCGGGCTCGACGGGGACGGCGCGGTGGCGGCGCCGCCGTTCGGGAACGCGAACGAGATCGGCTGGTACCGCGGCGGCGCGCGGCCCGGCGCGGCCGGCGTCGCGGTCTTCGTCGGGCACATGGACACCCGCGCCAGGCCGGCGGTGTTCTACCGCCTCGGGGACGTGCGCCCCGGCGAGGAGGTCACGGTGACGCGCGCGGACGGCAGGACCGCGGTGTTCACGGTGGAGCGGGTGGAGACCGTCGCCAAGGACGACTTCGACGCCCAGCGCGTCTACGGGCAGCACAAGCGCGGCCGGGCCGAGATCCGCCTGCTCACCTGCGGCGGCGCGTACGAGTCGACGGCCAGGAGCTACACGGGCAACCTGGTGGTCTCCGGCTATCTCACGCAGGCGCAGTGA
- the ehuB gene encoding ectoine/hydroxyectoine ABC transporter substrate-binding protein EhuB codes for MVLRGENETRSGPGGLRRRSLLASAAAVGAAGAIGGAAGCSRTAEADGTVEGGDLLEELRDRGVVKVGIAGEVPFGYINEDGDAVGEAPAIAEVVFKRLGIPKIEPVPVEFGALIPGLKVALFDVVSAGMYINPDRCAQVLFADPDYLMLDAFIVKKGNPHGIKDYKDIADKGLKLASGTAYAEIDYAKANGVKQVLVLPDQVAGLEAVEQGRVDAFAGTSVTVTNAVRGSRRAEGTKPFQPIVDGEPAYGAGGFAFRLSEKNLRDAFNAELHKLKESGELLRIVKPFGFTEREMTDLTVKELCP; via the coding sequence ATGGTTCTACGTGGTGAGAACGAGACGAGAAGCGGGCCGGGCGGGCTGAGGCGCCGCTCGCTGCTCGCATCAGCCGCCGCCGTCGGCGCGGCCGGCGCGATCGGCGGGGCCGCCGGTTGCAGCCGGACGGCCGAGGCGGACGGCACCGTCGAAGGGGGTGACCTGCTCGAAGAGCTGCGGGACCGCGGCGTCGTCAAGGTCGGCATCGCCGGCGAGGTGCCCTTCGGCTACATCAACGAGGACGGCGACGCCGTCGGGGAGGCACCGGCCATCGCCGAGGTGGTCTTCAAGCGACTGGGGATCCCGAAGATCGAACCGGTGCCGGTGGAGTTCGGCGCCTTGATCCCGGGGCTGAAAGTGGCGCTGTTCGACGTCGTGTCCGCGGGAATGTACATCAACCCGGACAGGTGTGCGCAGGTGCTCTTTGCGGACCCCGATTATCTGATGCTGGACGCCTTCATCGTGAAGAAGGGCAACCCGCACGGCATCAAGGATTACAAGGACATCGCCGACAAGGGCCTGAAGCTGGCCAGCGGCACCGCGTACGCGGAGATCGACTACGCGAAGGCCAACGGCGTCAAGCAGGTCCTGGTCCTGCCGGACCAGGTGGCCGGGCTGGAGGCCGTCGAGCAGGGCCGCGTGGACGCCTTCGCCGGCACCAGCGTCACCGTGACCAACGCGGTCAGAGGCTCCAGGCGGGCCGAGGGGACGAAGCCGTTCCAGCCGATCGTCGACGGTGAGCCCGCGTACGGCGCCGGCGGCTTCGCGTTCCGGCTCTCGGAGAAGAACCTCCGCGACGCCTTCAACGCGGAGCTGCACAAGCTCAAGGAGAGCGGCGAGCTGCTGCGTATCGTCAAGCCCTTCGGCTTCACCGAACGGGAGATGACGGACCTGACGGTGAAGGAGCTCTGTCCCTGA
- a CDS encoding nucleoside/nucleotide kinase family protein: MRSELLADDAWALLRGGRRAVLGLAGAPGAGKSTLARALVAALRARHGAGAAAYVPLDGFHLSNAQLDRLGLRDRKGSEPSFDAAGYAALLRRLAEEPGAEVYVPDFDRALDEPVAARHHVPPGTRLIVTEGNYLACDLPGWRAARELMAEVWYVDAPDAVRDARLMARHVGFGRTAAASRAWIDANDAPNAELVKASRGRCDRVVAADDPAAGPAEAADAPGHPPGDVLVVSGPPGAGKTTVARLLAREAEPSVHLHTDDFWAFIARGGIAPYLPAARRQNETVVAVAAGAAARYAAGGYRVVLDGVVGPWFVDAYRAAARAAGVPLHYVVLRPDEPTALARATARTGPDALTDPGPVRAMHREFADLGPYETHALDTGGQPPEATAAAVRDAVAAGTYRLG, from the coding sequence ATGCGTAGCGAACTGCTGGCCGACGATGCGTGGGCCCTCCTCCGCGGGGGGCGAAGGGCCGTGCTGGGGCTGGCGGGCGCGCCCGGGGCCGGGAAGTCGACGCTGGCCCGCGCGCTCGTCGCCGCGCTGCGCGCGCGGCACGGGGCCGGCGCCGCCGCATACGTGCCGCTCGACGGCTTCCACCTCTCCAACGCCCAGCTCGACCGCCTCGGCCTGCGCGACCGCAAGGGCTCCGAGCCGAGCTTCGACGCCGCCGGCTACGCCGCCCTCCTGCGCCGGCTCGCGGAGGAGCCCGGCGCCGAGGTGTACGTGCCGGACTTCGACCGCGCGCTGGACGAGCCCGTCGCCGCCCGGCACCACGTCCCGCCCGGCACCCGGCTGATCGTCACCGAGGGCAACTACCTCGCCTGCGACCTCCCCGGCTGGCGCGCGGCGCGGGAGCTGATGGCCGAGGTCTGGTACGTCGACGCCCCCGACGCGGTACGCGACGCCCGGCTGATGGCGCGGCACGTGGGCTTCGGCCGTACCGCCGCCGCCTCCCGCGCCTGGATCGACGCCAACGACGCGCCCAACGCGGAGCTGGTGAAGGCGTCCCGCGGGCGGTGCGACCGCGTGGTGGCGGCGGACGACCCGGCCGCGGGCCCCGCGGAAGCCGCGGACGCCCCCGGCCACCCGCCCGGCGACGTCCTCGTCGTCAGCGGGCCGCCCGGGGCGGGCAAGACCACCGTCGCCCGGCTCCTCGCCCGGGAGGCAGAACCCAGCGTCCACCTCCACACCGACGACTTCTGGGCCTTCATCGCCCGCGGCGGCATCGCCCCCTACCTCCCCGCCGCCCGGCGCCAGAACGAGACCGTCGTCGCCGTCGCCGCGGGCGCCGCCGCCCGGTACGCCGCCGGCGGCTACCGCGTCGTGCTCGACGGCGTCGTCGGCCCCTGGTTCGTCGACGCCTACCGCGCCGCCGCCCGCGCCGCCGGCGTCCCACTGCACTACGTCGTCCTGCGCCCCGACGAGCCGACGGCCCTGGCCCGCGCCACCGCCCGCACGGGACCCGACGCGCTGACCGACCCCGGGCCGGTACGGGCGATGCACCGGGAGTTCGCCGACCTCGGCCCGTACGAGACCCACGCGCTGGACACCGGCGGCCAGCCGCCCGAGGCGACCGCCGCCGCCGTGCGCGACGCCGTCGCGGCCGGTACGTACCGCCTCGGCTGA
- the ehuC gene encoding ectoine/hydroxyectoine ABC transporter permease subunit EhuC: MMSWEFFREWFLPGIWITIQVLVYSAVLSAVVAFVIGTLRTSRFWIVRFLAGAYFEIFRGMSALIFMFWMAFAVPLMLGWQFVPLWSGTLALGLTYGAYGSEIVRGALAAVPAAQREAGIALSFTRWQRLRRIELPQAFPEMVPPFNNLLIELLKGTSLVSVIAVADMTFAGNLLRLAKNESAPIYTLLLVLYFILAFILTRLMRMLERRAKAGVGRAPEKRNGLLSRKLSPSGESMQASTQGAGGLG, encoded by the coding sequence ATGATGAGCTGGGAGTTCTTCCGGGAGTGGTTCCTCCCGGGCATCTGGATCACGATCCAGGTGCTGGTCTACAGCGCGGTGCTCTCCGCCGTCGTGGCGTTCGTCATCGGCACGCTGCGGACCTCGCGGTTCTGGATCGTGCGGTTCCTCGCCGGCGCGTACTTCGAGATCTTCCGCGGCATGTCCGCGCTGATCTTCATGTTCTGGATGGCCTTCGCGGTGCCGCTGATGCTCGGCTGGCAGTTCGTCCCGCTGTGGTCCGGCACCCTGGCGCTCGGCCTCACCTACGGCGCGTACGGCTCCGAGATCGTCCGCGGCGCGCTGGCGGCGGTGCCCGCGGCGCAGCGGGAGGCGGGCATCGCGCTCAGCTTCACCCGCTGGCAGCGCCTGCGGCGCATAGAGCTGCCGCAGGCGTTCCCCGAGATGGTCCCGCCGTTCAACAACCTGCTGATCGAGCTCTTGAAGGGCACGTCGCTGGTGTCGGTCATCGCCGTCGCCGACATGACGTTCGCCGGGAACCTGCTGCGGCTGGCGAAGAACGAGAGCGCGCCGATCTACACGCTGCTGCTGGTCCTGTACTTCATTCTCGCGTTCATCCTCACCCGCCTCATGCGGATGCTGGAGCGCCGGGCCAAAGCGGGGGTGGGCCGGGCTCCGGAGAAGAGGAACGGCTTGCTCTCCCGCAAGCTCAGCCCCAGCGGTGAGTCCATGCAGGCGAGCACTCAAGGCGCTGGAGGTCTGGGATGA
- a CDS encoding Gfo/Idh/MocA family oxidoreductase, with the protein MDGTPGTPLRVGLLGYGLAGSVFHAPLVAATDGLVLDTVVTGDPERQKQVRAAYPDATTVATADDLLARADRLDLAVVASPNRTHVPLATAALEAGLPVVVDKPLAATAAEAEELATLADARGLLLSAFHNRRWDNDFRTLAALLADGSLGDVHRFESRFERWRPALRGGWRDSADPADVGGLLYDLGSHLVDQALTLFGPVTSVYAESDARRAGSVVDDDDFVALAHAGGVRTHLWMTAMAPQLGPRFRVLGSRAGYVKYGLDPQEAALRDGRRPGDGDGTWGAEPESAWGRLGAGESPLTGGGEPVPTLPGAYPAYYAGIVEALRTGTPPPVTAAEAAATLRVLEAARRSAAEGRVVRLADGA; encoded by the coding sequence ATGGATGGCACCCCTGGCACCCCCCTGCGCGTCGGTCTCCTCGGTTACGGACTCGCCGGGTCCGTCTTCCACGCCCCGCTGGTCGCGGCCACGGACGGGCTGGTCCTGGACACCGTCGTCACCGGCGACCCCGAGCGGCAGAAGCAGGTGCGCGCCGCGTACCCGGACGCCACCACCGTCGCCACCGCCGACGACCTCCTCGCCCGCGCCGACCGCCTCGACCTCGCCGTCGTCGCCTCCCCCAACCGCACCCACGTGCCGCTGGCCACCGCCGCGCTGGAGGCCGGTCTGCCCGTCGTCGTGGACAAGCCGCTGGCCGCCACCGCCGCCGAGGCCGAGGAACTGGCGACCCTCGCCGACGCCCGCGGGCTGCTCCTCTCCGCCTTCCACAACCGCCGCTGGGACAACGACTTCCGCACCCTCGCCGCGCTCCTCGCCGACGGCTCCCTCGGCGACGTCCACCGCTTCGAGTCCCGCTTCGAGCGCTGGCGCCCCGCGCTGCGCGGCGGCTGGCGCGACTCCGCCGACCCGGCGGACGTCGGCGGGCTGCTGTACGACCTGGGCAGCCACCTCGTCGACCAGGCGCTGACCCTCTTCGGCCCGGTGACCTCCGTCTACGCCGAGTCCGACGCCCGCCGGGCGGGCTCGGTGGTGGACGACGACGACTTCGTCGCGCTGGCGCACGCCGGGGGCGTCCGTACGCACCTGTGGATGACCGCGATGGCCCCGCAGCTCGGGCCGCGCTTCCGGGTGCTGGGCAGCCGGGCGGGTTACGTGAAGTACGGGCTCGACCCGCAGGAGGCGGCGCTGCGCGACGGCCGCCGCCCGGGGGACGGGGACGGGACCTGGGGCGCGGAGCCGGAGTCCGCATGGGGCCGCCTCGGCGCGGGGGAGTCCCCGCTCACCGGCGGCGGCGAACCGGTGCCCACCCTGCCCGGCGCCTACCCCGCGTACTACGCGGGCATCGTCGAGGCCCTGCGCACCGGCACGCCCCCGCCGGTCACCGCCGCGGAGGCCGCGGCGACGCTGCGGGTGCTGGAGGCGGCCCGCCGCTCGGCGGCGGAGGGCCGGGTCGTCCGGCTCGCGGACGGTGCCTGA
- a CDS encoding amidase gives MTGSTDPADLTAVELLRRYRSGELSPVEATRAALARAARAQELTNAFVTLDDAVRDAALARAEASARRWQRGEPAGLLDGVPVTVKDMILERGAPTLRGSRLVDPDREWNEDGPSVARLREHGAVFLGKTTTPEFGWKGTTDSPLNGVTVNPYDAGRTTGGSSGGSAAAVALGAGPLSLGTDGGGSVRIPAAFCGIVALKATYGRVPLYPASPFGTLAHVGPMTRDVRDTALMMDVISGADPRDWSQLGPPAGGFVDALDGAAEGVRGLRVAYSPTFGGQVPVDRQVAAVVRGAVERLSDLGAYVEEADPRLCEGLAACQEAFHTLWFSGAARVVQPYGPGARELLDPGLREIVELGERYSALDYLAAVDVRMALGQSMGRFHQTYDVLVTPTVPITAFEAGAEVPKDSGFTRWTGWTPFTYPFNLTQQPAVSLPCGVDGAGLPVGLQLVAARHRDALVLRTAQALYESGIADGIRPPALG, from the coding sequence ATGACGGGGAGTACGGATCCGGCGGATCTCACGGCGGTGGAGCTGCTGCGCCGCTACCGTTCGGGCGAGCTGTCGCCCGTCGAGGCCACCCGTGCGGCCCTCGCACGCGCGGCCCGGGCGCAGGAGCTGACCAACGCCTTCGTCACCCTCGACGACGCGGTACGGGACGCGGCGCTCGCCCGCGCCGAGGCGTCCGCGCGCCGCTGGCAGCGCGGCGAGCCGGCCGGGCTGCTCGACGGCGTGCCGGTGACCGTCAAGGACATGATCCTGGAGCGCGGCGCCCCCACGCTGCGCGGCTCCAGGCTGGTCGACCCGGACCGGGAGTGGAACGAGGACGGCCCCTCGGTGGCGCGGCTGCGGGAGCACGGGGCGGTGTTCCTGGGCAAGACCACGACGCCGGAGTTCGGCTGGAAGGGCACCACGGACAGCCCGCTGAACGGGGTCACCGTCAACCCGTACGACGCGGGCCGCACCACCGGCGGCTCCAGCGGCGGCAGCGCGGCGGCGGTGGCGCTGGGCGCGGGGCCGCTGAGCCTGGGCACGGACGGCGGCGGCTCGGTGCGGATCCCGGCGGCGTTCTGCGGGATCGTCGCGCTGAAGGCCACGTACGGGCGGGTGCCGCTCTATCCGGCGAGCCCGTTCGGCACGCTGGCGCACGTCGGGCCGATGACCCGGGACGTCCGGGACACGGCGCTGATGATGGACGTGATCAGCGGCGCGGACCCGCGGGACTGGTCGCAGCTCGGCCCGCCCGCGGGCGGCTTCGTCGACGCCCTGGACGGGGCGGCCGAGGGCGTGCGGGGGCTGCGGGTGGCGTACAGCCCGACCTTCGGCGGGCAGGTGCCGGTGGACCGGCAGGTGGCCGCGGTGGTGCGGGGCGCGGTGGAGCGGCTCTCCGACCTGGGTGCGTATGTGGAGGAGGCCGACCCGCGGCTGTGCGAAGGGCTCGCAGCGTGCCAGGAGGCGTTCCACACGCTGTGGTTCAGCGGCGCCGCGCGGGTGGTGCAGCCGTACGGTCCCGGCGCGCGGGAGCTGCTGGATCCGGGGCTGAGGGAGATCGTCGAGCTGGGCGAGCGCTACAGCGCGCTGGACTACCTGGCCGCTGTGGACGTGCGGATGGCGCTCGGGCAGTCGATGGGGCGCTTCCACCAGACGTACGACGTGCTGGTCACCCCGACCGTGCCGATCACCGCCTTCGAGGCGGGGGCGGAGGTGCCGAAGGACTCGGGATTCACCCGGTGGACGGGGTGGACCCCGTTCACGTACCCCTTCAACCTCACGCAGCAGCCGGCCGTCAGCCTGCCCTGCGGGGTGGACGGGGCGGGGCTGCCGGTGGGGCTCCAGCTCGTCGCGGCGCGGCACCGGGACGCCCTGGTGCTGCGCACGGCGCAGGCGCTGTACGAGTCGGGGATCGCGGACGGCATCCGGCCGCCGGCCCTGGGCTGA
- a CDS encoding DUF3830 family protein codes for MSARFVEVSLAKRGVRCTAKLLDDRAPMTCAAVWNALPLGGDVYHAKYARNEIYTLLPAFAPAEPPLENPTVTPIPGDLCYFSFTDTVLGTASYGYEAEAKHQGRASVVDLALFYERNNLLINGDSGWVPGIVWGSIVEGLDEMAAACQDLWRAGALGETLNFRRL; via the coding sequence ATGTCTGCACGATTTGTCGAAGTCTCTCTGGCCAAGCGGGGCGTCCGCTGCACGGCGAAACTGCTCGACGACAGAGCCCCCATGACCTGCGCCGCGGTCTGGAACGCGCTACCGCTCGGAGGCGACGTCTACCACGCGAAGTACGCCCGCAACGAGATCTACACCCTGCTGCCCGCGTTCGCGCCCGCCGAGCCGCCGCTGGAGAACCCCACGGTCACCCCCATTCCCGGGGACCTGTGCTACTTCAGCTTCACCGACACCGTGCTCGGCACCGCCAGCTACGGCTACGAGGCGGAGGCCAAGCACCAGGGCCGCGCCAGCGTCGTCGACCTCGCGCTCTTCTACGAGCGGAACAACCTGCTCATCAACGGAGACTCCGGCTGGGTCCCCGGCATCGTCTGGGGCTCGATCGTGGAGGGTCTTGACGAGATGGCCGCCGCCTGCCAGGACCTCTGGCGCGCCGGCGCGCTCGGCGAGACCCTCAACTTCCGCCGGCTCTGA
- the ehuA gene encoding ectoine/hydroxyectoine ABC transporter ATP-binding protein EhuA, producing the protein MSTTPDSTTENPPVDGSELIRFHNVTKRFGDNVVLDDLCFDVSSGKHVTLIGPSGSGKTTILRLLMTLVKPDSGTIKVNGDYLFHEERNGKLEPAGENHVREVRKNIGMVFQQFNLFPNMKVMRNITEAPVHVLGMAKDEAEARARELLELVGLTEHIDKYPTQLSGGQQQRVAIARALAMRPQVLLLDEVTSALDPELVAGVLDLLRDIARTTDITMLCVTHEMNFARDISDDVLMFDEGKIIESGPPEKIFSDPENERTQQFLNAIL; encoded by the coding sequence TTGTCAACAACACCTGACTCCACCACCGAGAACCCGCCCGTGGACGGCAGCGAGCTGATCCGCTTCCACAACGTGACCAAGCGGTTCGGCGACAACGTCGTCCTGGACGACCTGTGCTTCGACGTCTCGTCGGGCAAGCACGTGACGCTCATCGGGCCCTCGGGCTCCGGCAAGACGACGATCCTGCGGCTGCTGATGACCCTGGTGAAGCCGGACAGCGGCACCATCAAGGTCAACGGCGACTACCTCTTCCACGAGGAGCGCAACGGCAAGCTGGAGCCGGCGGGCGAGAACCACGTCCGCGAGGTGCGCAAGAACATCGGGATGGTGTTCCAGCAGTTCAACCTCTTCCCGAACATGAAGGTGATGCGGAACATCACCGAGGCCCCGGTGCACGTGCTGGGGATGGCGAAGGACGAGGCGGAGGCGCGGGCGCGGGAGCTGCTGGAGCTGGTGGGCCTCACCGAGCACATCGACAAGTACCCGACCCAGCTCTCCGGCGGCCAGCAGCAGCGCGTGGCGATCGCCCGCGCGCTGGCGATGCGGCCGCAGGTGCTGCTGCTCGACGAGGTCACCTCGGCGCTGGACCCGGAGCTGGTGGCGGGCGTGCTCGACCTGCTGCGGGACATCGCGCGGACGACGGACATCACGATGCTGTGCGTCACCCACGAGATGAACTTCGCCCGGGACATCTCCGACGACGTGCTCATGTTCGACGAGGGAAAGATCATCGAGTCCGGGCCGCCGGAGAAGATCTTCAGCGATCCGGAGAACGAGCGTACGCAGCAGTTCCTGAACGCGATCCTCTGA
- a CDS encoding DUF3618 domain-containing protein, whose amino-acid sequence MSDGRTPAQIEADIARRRQDLAATLDEISLRVSPKNLVDEAKARTKGAVDRTAGQAFVVANRAVDSARGVLVSPDGGPRMERIVPVAVTLVAVAGLLALGSRRPGKYRGRRRRR is encoded by the coding sequence GTGTCGGACGGCAGGACTCCCGCGCAGATCGAGGCGGACATCGCCCGCCGGCGGCAGGATCTCGCCGCGACGCTCGACGAGATCTCGCTGCGGGTGAGCCCCAAGAACCTGGTGGACGAGGCCAAGGCCCGGACGAAGGGCGCGGTCGACCGCACGGCGGGGCAGGCGTTCGTGGTCGCGAACCGCGCCGTCGACAGCGCCCGCGGCGTGCTGGTCTCGCCCGACGGCGGCCCCCGGATGGAGCGCATCGTTCCGGTCGCGGTGACCCTGGTGGCGGTGGCCGGGCTGCTGGCGCTGGGATCGCGCCGGCCCGGGAAGTACCGGGGCAGGCGACGGCGCCGTTAG
- the bcp gene encoding thioredoxin-dependent thiol peroxidase: MSERLQPGDTAPDFTLPDADGKDVSLADRRGRKVIVYFYPAALTPGCTKQACDFTDNLDVLAAAGYDVIGVSPDKPAKLAKFREKESLKVTLVGDPDKAVLEAYGAFGEKKLYGKTVTGVIRSTVVVDEHGKVERALYNVKATGHVAKLLKDLDVTAPA; encoded by the coding sequence ATGAGCGAGCGACTGCAGCCCGGCGACACCGCCCCCGACTTCACCCTGCCCGACGCGGATGGCAAGGATGTGTCCCTCGCCGACCGCCGGGGCCGCAAGGTCATCGTCTACTTCTACCCGGCCGCGCTCACCCCGGGCTGCACCAAGCAGGCGTGCGACTTCACCGACAACCTCGACGTGCTCGCCGCCGCCGGCTACGACGTCATCGGCGTCTCGCCCGACAAGCCGGCCAAGCTGGCGAAGTTCCGGGAGAAGGAGTCGCTGAAGGTGACGCTCGTGGGCGACCCCGACAAGGCGGTGCTGGAGGCGTACGGCGCCTTCGGCGAGAAGAAGCTCTACGGCAAGACGGTGACCGGCGTCATCCGCTCCACCGTCGTCGTCGACGAGCACGGCAAGGTCGAGCGGGCGCTGTACAACGTCAAGGCCACCGGTCATGTCGCGAAGCTCCTCAAGGATCTCGACGTCACTGCGCCTGCGTGA
- the ehuD gene encoding ectoine/hydroxyectoine ABC transporter permease subunit EhuD: MTFDWEVVEDFMPRFLDGVLVTLQALALGTLIAFALGLVWAMAQRAPQRWVRWPVTAVTEFIRNTPLLVQLFFLFYVVPQWGPSMSPLTTGIVGLGLHYSTYTAEVYRAGIDGVPVGQWEAAKALSLSRGRTWSSVILPQAIRRVVPALGNYVVAMLKDSPMIAVIGALDMLGEARQFSNETFTTEAITIVGVAFIVIAYPASLLIRVLERRLVNNT, from the coding sequence ATGACGTTCGACTGGGAGGTCGTCGAGGACTTCATGCCACGGTTCTTGGACGGCGTGCTCGTCACGCTCCAGGCCCTGGCGCTCGGCACGCTGATCGCCTTCGCGCTCGGCCTGGTCTGGGCCATGGCGCAGCGCGCGCCGCAGCGGTGGGTCCGCTGGCCGGTGACCGCGGTCACCGAGTTCATCCGCAACACGCCGCTGCTGGTGCAGTTGTTCTTCCTCTTCTACGTGGTGCCCCAGTGGGGCCCGTCCATGTCCCCGCTCACCACCGGCATCGTCGGCCTGGGCCTGCACTACTCGACGTACACCGCCGAGGTGTACCGCGCGGGCATCGACGGCGTGCCGGTCGGGCAGTGGGAGGCGGCGAAGGCGCTGAGCCTGTCGCGCGGCCGGACGTGGTCGTCCGTGATCCTGCCGCAGGCCATCCGCCGGGTGGTGCCCGCGCTGGGCAATTACGTGGTCGCGATGCTCAAGGACTCGCCGATGATCGCCGTCATCGGCGCGCTGGACATGCTCGGCGAGGCCCGGCAGTTCAGCAACGAGACCTTCACCACCGAGGCCATCACCATCGTGGGCGTGGCGTTCATCGTGATCGCGTACCCCGCTTCCCTCTTGATCCGAGTCCTGGAGCGTCGCCTTGTCAACAACACCTGA
- a CDS encoding HAD-IIA family hydrolase, which yields MAERMPVESWLTDMDGVLMHEGIPIPGADAFIKRLRDSGKPFLVLTNNSIYTPGDLHARLSRIGLDVPVQNIWTSALATAKFLDDQRPGGTAYVIGEAGLTTALHDHGYVLSDHRPDYVVLGETRTYSFEALTKAIRLIENGARFIATNPDQTGPSTEGPLPATGAVAALITKATGKEPYFVGKPNPLMMRAGLNQIGAHSESTAMIGDRMDTDVLAGLEAGMETYLVLTGLTRADQVERFPYRPSHIVDSIADLVTLI from the coding sequence ATGGCGGAGCGCATGCCGGTCGAGTCGTGGCTGACGGACATGGACGGGGTGCTCATGCACGAAGGCATCCCGATCCCCGGCGCCGACGCCTTCATCAAGCGGCTGCGCGACTCCGGCAAGCCCTTCCTCGTGCTCACCAACAACTCCATCTACACCCCCGGCGACCTGCACGCCCGCCTCTCCCGCATCGGTCTCGACGTGCCCGTGCAGAACATCTGGACCTCCGCCCTCGCCACCGCCAAGTTCCTCGACGACCAGCGCCCCGGCGGCACCGCGTACGTCATCGGCGAGGCCGGCCTCACCACCGCGCTGCACGACCACGGCTACGTCCTCAGCGACCACCGCCCCGACTACGTCGTCCTCGGCGAGACCCGCACGTACAGCTTCGAGGCGCTGACGAAGGCCATCCGGCTGATCGAGAACGGTGCCCGCTTCATCGCCACCAACCCGGACCAGACCGGCCCGTCCACCGAGGGCCCGCTGCCCGCGACCGGCGCCGTCGCCGCGCTCATCACCAAGGCGACCGGCAAGGAGCCGTACTTCGTCGGCAAGCCGAACCCCCTGATGATGCGCGCCGGGCTCAACCAGATCGGCGCCCACTCCGAGTCGACCGCGATGATCGGCGACCGGATGGACACCGACGTGCTGGCCGGTCTCGAGGCGGGCATGGAGACCTATCTGGTGCTGACCGGGCTCACCCGGGCGGACCAGGTGGAGCGCTTCCCGTACCGGCCGTCCCACATCGTCGACTCGATCGCCGACCTGGTCACGCTCATCTGA